A window of Drosophila ananassae strain 14024-0371.13 chromosome Y unlocalized genomic scaffold, ASM1763931v2 tig00000101, whole genome shotgun sequence genomic DNA:
agacagacagacaggacagacagacaggacagacagacaggacagacaggacagacaggacagacaggacagacaggacagacaggacagacaggacagacaggacagacaggacagacaggacagacaggacagacaggacagacagacagacaggacagacagacagacaggacagacagacaggacagacagacagacaggacagacagacaggacagacaggacagacaggacagacaggacagaaagacagacagacaggacagacaggacagacaggacagacaggacagacaggacagacaggacagacaggacagacagacaggacagacagacaggacagacagacaggacagaaaGACAGGACAGaaagacaggacagacagacaggacagacaaacaggacagacaggacagacagacagacaggacagaagGACAGGACAGAaggacaggacagacagacaggacaggcAGACAGGTCacacagacaggacagacagacaggacagacagacaggacagacagacaggacagacagacaggacagacagacaggacagacagacatgacagacaggacagacagacagacaggacagacagataggacagacagacaggacagacagacaggacagacagacaggacagacagacaggacagacagacaggacagacagacaggacaaacagacaggacagatagacaggacagacaggacagacaggacagacagacaggacagacaggataGACatacaggacagacagacagacaggacagacagacaggaagacagacaagacaagTAAGCCCTAAAGTTTCAACACATAATTCATTTGCAGAATGGGTTAACATCATGCGTTAAACAGCAGTAAAAATTCTTTTGAGGTAAACCCAACAAAAATGTAATTCCTCTTAGCTTTATATTTTATGCTTTGCTTTAGCTTTTCAGaatttattgcattttatttttattatttcttaccATGCAAACTTTTTCGACATAATCTTCAAGGTTTTCCGATATCCAAGTAACTATTGATAATGCAGGTTTTAGCATGATAGAAACTTCTTGAAGGCGAAATCGCATTATATTTATGAAGACAGGTGTTAGAGATGCTCTTAATTTGTCAAATCGCTGTAAAGTTAGTTTTAATGTTGTCGCTGGTCCTAATAAACGGTCTTTACAATAAGCAACAGTTGCAGCCATGTTTGGTACTTCCAAAAAAAGTTTCCACATCCACTCCGTTTCGGAGATCAATTGCAGTATTGCTCTATCTAAGTTAACATTATACAATGCTTCATCTTTATTGATTGACATAATAGGAGCGTTTAAAAGACAACGTACTTCTTCAACATAGTCAAACCAAGCTTTATGGTAAGCCATTTCATAATGGCAAATGATTCCGTtcatataattataataacgAACAGTTCGTTGAGCTTTTTTATGGGCAAGTACACATTGGCGTACTTTTAATGCTTGCATGGGTAagtcaatttttttaaaaattgatcGAATCCAGACTATTCTGCCTGCCACTGGCGGAAGATTACGTGGAATAAAGGGATTTCCCCTTTCTTCATTGTAAACATCTTTTAGAAGAAACATTTCCTTTTCTAACATTTCGGCTACTTCCAAGTATCTTCTATCAAGACAGAGGCATTCTAAATTTAATGCTTCAAATCGTTTCAGAACCAACATAACGGATTCTGCTGATGGGCATTCAGTGGAAAGTAACTTTACAAATTGCTGCATTCCAACTTCAGCTTCCTCCACCTCTTTCacgaatttttcgaaatcggtATCAAAAGTCTCTATTCTATAATTCAAAGGATCATATAATTGACTACTAATAGTAATACGAGCACCCTTTATCATTGCATTAAATCTTTCCATGCCGCTTATCATAATACGATCCAAAATAGAATATGTTATTTCTGTATTTGCTATCCATTTAACCTTTTCTAGGCGCTGTAAGAATTTTTCTAAGCaggtaaaaatataaacagaTGAAACAATCCAAGGGCGCTCATTACTGTTTTTCATTTCATCAACAGTAtgcatatatatacttttataATTCTCCATAACTTCtttacatttttcaattttttcaattaattccgGAGACGGAATATCCCAAAGACTTCGATGTTCACTATCTGTGATATAGTTTTTACTCGTGATAGTAAGTTGGTTTGATATTTTAACCATTAGTCCTGTTACGTTAACTGGTGTATTAAAATAGTGGGCAGTTTTAGAAACATTTCTAATTGCCACCATTAGTCCAGGCAAACTACTTATTATAACATTAGGGGAAGACctaaaaaaagagtttatttattttttctaactttaattgatattatttttattatttatatgaTATTATTGTAATTGATATTATGCAAACcagagcttgcaaataactgttaacctttttttacatttaatcAGAATTTAACCGAAAAAACAAAGTATCAAAGTTGCTCTCTCTCAGCGAGAAACAACCATTTGGTTTGAAATattcacttttatttttgcGAGAGGTAATGTTTCTACCTAGAAAATGAAAGGGTCTGTGTTCGAATCCCATAGtttaaattaaagtttaaatttcataattaattattaaagattattaaaaattcagtAATtagtttattaatattatttgttttcattattgatcaaccttgtaccactgtaccagggaatcGAAAGTGGGAGATTAAgtgcagttagtgcgagttagtaaaatgcaaagaatggagataagaatctctattgagcgagaatatAATCagtagaatagaagcaacaacgtaagaaatgaagaagcagagcagggctatgtttggaaagaaaattaaaatctaaaatttgcaatttggtaatttttttttatatttataggattaaacaccgattgtttatggtaagcttattacaaat
This region includes:
- the LOC123258201 gene encoding dynein axonemal heavy chain 5-like, with the protein product MVAIRNVSKTAHYFNTPVNVTGLMVKISNQLTITSKNYITDSEHRSLWDIPSPELIEKIEKCKEVMENYKSIYMHTVDEMKNSNERPWIVSSVYIFTCLEKFLQRLEKVKWIANTEITYSILDRIMISGMERFNAMIKGARITISSQLYDPLNYRIETFDTDFEKFVKEVEEAEVGMQQFVKLLSTECPSAESVMLVLKRFEALNLECLCLDRRYLEVAEMLEKEMFLLKDVYNEERGNPFIPRNLPPVAGRIVWIRSIFKKIDLPMQALKVRQCVLAHKKAQRTVRYYNYMNGIICHYEMAYHKAWFDYVEEVRCLLNAPIMSINKDEALYNVNLDRAILQLISETEWMWKLFLEVPNMAATVAYCKDRLLGPATTLKLTLQRFDKLRASLTPVFINIMRFRLQEVSIMLKPALSIVTWISENLEDYVEKVCMKIKEVETFFNMILDIEELRILQEMSSISEFLYIYVPDDPVSSYEFLEESNKLRSEIERILEKKSVCMERAVIDIINMFIDLLDFEPTDSKGRRVFQLPPEKLNDTNWRTEGFLPIDKWDFIQFHKIYRTIYLAPEDVLKTLQFRNYENIRYELHHLRNDCMDLFSYYNSKIILALVAGSKRSLDFVRQNILRFTTISLIFLLTTTSARVTDYSKAKYIPIVDGRILFPKIKSACNKITVFPVSHHDTTLRLKDNVVAECDGKLHTVENCSLAAGATFCRLARRKSCAQELYAGGTAHCEIHQSD